A DNA window from Coprobacter tertius contains the following coding sequences:
- a CDS encoding 4'-phosphopantetheinyl transferase family protein has translation MSLLFSGNIGPEIHVELWKPEENTDTLLSLLGNRPVYTTLIKDFSNEKRKIEKLTVNLLLKRIFGYDINIKYSGTGRPYLENETCEISISHTRHCIAVAMHTKEKIGVDVETIQPRIKNIQSRVLNTDEIHSIQPENELIHSTLLWSAKEAIFKASDVTDVDFKDNICLSFFIPETKGIFDAEIKHPKLYKRFKIFYTIYPEFVFTLCYPL, from the coding sequence ATGTCCCTTCTTTTTTCCGGGAATATAGGTCCCGAAATCCATGTAGAACTTTGGAAACCCGAAGAAAATACCGATACACTGTTGTCCTTATTAGGAAATAGACCGGTCTATACCACCTTAATAAAGGACTTTTCAAATGAAAAAAGAAAAATAGAAAAATTAACTGTAAATTTATTATTAAAACGGATTTTCGGTTACGACATAAATATAAAATACAGCGGAACAGGAAGACCTTACCTCGAGAATGAAACTTGCGAAATTTCCATATCACATACCCGTCATTGCATCGCAGTTGCCATGCACACCAAAGAAAAAATAGGGGTTGATGTAGAAACAATACAGCCCAGAATAAAAAACATTCAATCCCGTGTTTTAAACACAGACGAAATACATTCTATACAACCTGAGAATGAACTTATACATAGTACATTACTTTGGTCTGCTAAAGAAGCTATATTTAAAGCATCCGATGTAACAGATGTCGACTTTAAAGATAACATCTGCTTATCTTTTTTTATTCCCGAAACCAAAGGTATTTTCGATGCTGAAATAAAACATCCGAAACTTTACAAACGTTTCAAGATCTTTTATACGATTTATCCCGAATTTGTTTTTACCCTCTGTTATCCTTTATAA